TTGAAGTTATAGAGGACATGCTCGTAAAGTATGAACTTTTGCTTCCTTAAAGTAGTGATCTTTGAGTTTCAGTAATTCGTTGTCATTCGTATTATTGTTTGGGTATCTTATCAGGCTGTTGCGATTCTAGTTTAGGAAATAAACATAAATGTGCTTTCACTATAGTAGTCatagcccccccccccccccccccccaaactcATGATAatgaatgaagtaatattttCCTCATAATCATATGTAAGGTCATCACTTGCCTAACTGGATTTTCGTTGAACTAAATTTTTCTTAGAAGGAAATTAAGCTTGCAAATATTCTACAAATCTTGAAATGTTCATGGAGCAAAAAGTAATTAAGTGGTTGACTTATTTTTCAAGTCTAATCCATTTTGCTTTGTTTGATATCGCTTGATCAGGACAATATCGCAAAGCTAGAGGTGGATGCGGCTAATTGCAAAACTATATTTCTTTCAGAGTACGTAGTTGTTTCTTCTTACTGAAGTAGAAAACTTCAACTGTGGGGACTTGAGGATATGCATCTTTAGTCCTTATCCCGTCCCTGTGAATGAGTTGGCTTGTTATAGGTCTGTTAAATTGGTTGGATCAAGTAAAGGGCGTCTGTATCATTCCACTGGTGACGGCTTTGAAGAATGCTCACATCTGATTGTTTTTGTCTTATTCAGCTTAGTTTCTTttgctattttaaaaaaaaaatcaaaatcaccTTAGGCAAGATTTCAGTTTACCCAAAACTAGATTCATGCATGTGCAACTGCAACTGTTTAGAATATGTCTATTTCTTTCGAAGGAAGTAGGATTTGGCGTGGATCATGATTGATAATTCTCTATCATATTTGACAACCATCTTCCAGGTCATTTGTGAGTGAAATTTATGATGGTCAGTTGTTCATAAAGTTAAAGAAAGGTCTCAATTTTCCTGCTATGGATCCTTGGGTAAGATGTCTGTCATTTAGTATGATGAATTATCAAATGATCAAAATTCAATTGTTAACGTACCTTACTGTTCTTTCCTTATTCAACTGATTACTTCTTATGCATTTATTTACTCTGCTTACTCTAGCTTTGATTTAATTTCTTAGTTTTGTATCCAAATTTCAGGGAACAAGTGATCCGTACGTGGTGTTACAATTAGATAGTCAAGTTGTCAAAAGCAAGGTGAAATGGGGGTAGGTAGCTGGTCATGTGTTATACTGTAgcctttttactttttttcagTTGAAACTTCTCTAGATCTTGTGGGTTTACTTAACAATGAATCGGAATCTTTGCATGTTGTTAATATGATCTTGCGCAAATATTGCTTGCATAAGCTGAATGGTAAAGTAACCAATAAGAGAGTCTAGAAAGTCTTTTATGGTTGCTAAGTTCAGTCTTCTCTTTGGTTTGAGGAACATATCAAATCTTTAGCAAAGAGTCATACTGGATCAAGTAGAATTCAATTCTTTTTCATCCGTAACTCATATTCAATTGTTATCTGGAGTGTGATTATTCCACCAATGTCTTATTTGAAGTTCCATGcttcttaatctttttaatTTGTCATCAAGAAGGCAAAAGGTCTACAATTGCTATTGTCTGTTGGAGAATAAAGCTATCTTTTTCTTTGTTCAAATTATGCTCTATTTCAATCTTGAAACATCACCCAAGAACGGAAAAATTGttaatttcatgaattaatgtTTGCAGGACAAAAGAGCCAACATGGAATGAGGAGTTTGCTTTAAACATTAAGCAGCCACCTCTGTATGATCTTCAGGTTGATAACTTGAGTTCATCATTCCTCTCTAATGTCAATTAATAAGGATAACATTCCAGAAACTGTAACATTTTGCTTTTATGACTGCAATTTGCATTAACTTAGTTCTTCGACATTATGAAAGTTTGATGCATGGTATGTGGAGCGCTAAATCTCCTAATGAAAAATGAGCAGCTCCAGTAAGATATTACAACTTGAAAAGCTTTAAGCTTTGTTGATATGCCAAGTTTCATTAATGGATGCTTCCTATGGACAGTGCTAAATTAACTGTCTTTCTGTGTGACTGCTATACGATTAGGGGCATGTAGGCTATCTTCCCATGTCCAACAGTTACACTTATCTGCTGAATCTTATTTTTTGTATTCCTACTTCCTGCTGAAATCCATAGTATTAACTGAATTGGAACAAACAAAAATCAGTCTGTTTAAGGTTATTGGCCTCAGGCTAGAACTTAAGGACCGGAACTGCACATCTTGGTTTATGTTGTCTAAGATATCCACAACAGTCTTCTTCTGTCTTTTTAGGTAGTCTTTAAAAGGAGGAATGACTTCTTTATTCATTACTTCACCTGTTATCTACTTGTTAGAGTACTTTTGGATGCAGTATGCAGGCATGACAGGTTTGTAGGTGCTCTTAGTTCTCAATTCTGGATctgatgatttatttattactaCTGTCAGCTTGCAGCTTGGGATGCAAATCTGGTGACTCCACATAAACGCATGGGGAATGCAGCCGTTAATTTGGAACACCTCTGTGATGGTACGAGCTCAAGAAATGGCTCTCATGAAATTGTACTTCAAATAATTGTCTAGTTATCACGTGGGCTAAAATATCATTCATGTAAAATAAGATCTGACTTCCTTTCCAACTTATCCCATAAAAATGGGGGAAGAAGTTCTGAATTCATCTTCAATATGCattttggttgtgttttgatgactACGTTGAAGGTGTCTCATTACTCATAAAACAAATTGACAAAGGAAGAACACTTCATAAAGGAGCCAAATTAGTTTCTATAGTTATACACTTCTGAATActatcataactgagataatAAAAGTTGACATAAGGATTAGGCTGGTTTACAGATTCCATTGATGTTTTACTTTGTGAAAATAACAAACATGTGCTTTTCTAGGAGATTCTCATGAACTGTTGGTTGATTTGGAAGGAATGGGCGGTGGTGGGAAGATAGAGATAGAGGTAAGTTGATTTGAATCTGGAGGCCTATTCAATGTTCAAGATCACTAAGACCTTGTTTATGTGTAGGAAGCAACCTGGTGTTTGGTTAgttcattttcttttgatttttggcAATTTGTCTGAATGTGGGTTTTCTGGTTAAGAGTTAATTTGTTTTTACGAACTTGTTGAGACAAAGTAATAAAGCTTTTTCTATTCAATGGAAtttctccatgaggtagtggtaaagtCAGCGTACATCCTACcatccccagaccccacttgtgggatttcactgggtatattgttgttgttgctattcaATGGAATTTCAGACCTTCATTTTATGAGGATCCATCAGATTATTTTGATGTACTTAACTAACCAGATGATGCTGGGAAATGCAGTTTATTTAGCTCTTTGTTTTTTCTCCTTCACTTTTCAGCATATCCTTAGACATCGAAATAGGTTCAGTTAGCATTGACTGCTTCAGTTTATGGCCTTGACAGTAAAATAATCAATTCTAGTGCCTAATGTGTGCCTCTCCCAATTTGACCATTGGTTATCCAATTCGAGATTTCACTAATTGTCCTACTAACATGATACAGATTAAGTACAAGAGTTTtgagaaaattgaagaagaaaagaagtggTGGAACATCCCAATCGTTAcagattttttaaagaaaaatggtTTTGAGTCTGCTTTGAAGACAATTCTGGGTTCCGAGACTGTGCAAGCTCGACAATTTGTACAGTTTGCATTTGGGCAAATGAAGCTACTCAATGATGCATATAATGATTCAGATAGCAGCAGCAGTCCTGTTGTCGAATCAGATGTACTACCAGAGTCGCAGAAATCATCCAACTTGGATGACTCAAGCATGCCCCCAGAATCAGAAATctcaaataatttgaaagacaCAAAAGTTGATGGTGAAGTGGAGTTTAATCGTGATGAAAGTGACATAACCGATGAGCATAATTCCCCCGGCACTATGATTTTTGAGAGCTCTCAGTCAGATAAGCATTTCTGGAAGAATTTTGCTGATACCGTCAATCAAAATGTTGTTCAAAGATTTGGTCTCCCTGCTCCTGAGAAAATAAAGTGGGATAATCTTGACTTGTTAAATAAGATTGGATTGCAATCACGAAAagatgcagatgcaggttatgtTGAATCTGGTCTTGCAACTCCTGATAAACAGGAAAATGTTAATGGTAGTGCATCAACTGAACCACCTGTTCTTAACAACATTCAGTCATCACTTCCAGATATCAAGAAGGTTACACAAGACTTATTACGTCAAACTGAttccattttgggatcattgATGGTTCTAAATGCCACAGTTTCTCAATTCAACAAAGGAGCAGGCCTTTTCAGAAAAGGTGATGCTAAAGAAGATTCTTCCATTGGACTGGAAAATGACATCCTTGGATATCCCATGAATAAAGATGGAATAGTGTTGGATGAGAAGAAAGCTGAGGAGATGAAGTCTCTTTTTTCAACAGCAGAGACTGCCATGGAAGCTTGGGCATTGCTAGCTACTTCAATGGGACATCCGACTTTCATCAAATCTGAATTTGACAAATTATGCTTCTTAGATAACGAGTCAACCGACACAGAGGCAAGTTGCTATATTGCTGGCTATGAGTTCTTAGATTCTATCAGATATATTTGATCTAAGGAAATCTATTCTACTGATTTTGGATTCTGTAAGAGCTGCAGGTAGCGCTCTGGCGTGATTCAGCAAGGAAACGGTTAGTCGTTGCTTTCAGGGGAACAGAACAAGTAGGTTATGGTGTTAAACACATCTGTAAAACCTGTTGATTTATTTTACTTGGGAATAACCATTTTTTCTTTGATCCAGACTAAATGGAAAGATCTTGTGACGGACTTGATGCTAGTTCCTGCAGGGTAACATCTATATCTGTACAAGAACAGGCTGGCTTTAGTTTCTTTTTCTCTACCTTGCCCTTCTGGTTTCTTTATCCTACTACATTGTTTTTCCTATTACAGTAAACAAATAAATTTCATCCTTCTCTAAGTTCCCTGAAAGTATACTTTTATTTAAATACAACTGTCTATTATGCTGAAAGAAACAATTTCATTTTCTTAGAGGAATACGATTGGAAGACAACCTTCCATTCTGCATTAGTAAGTGTAGACTGCAAATACCATCATAGCTAAAGGTTTTCCAGAATTTCACAGGATATTTTCTAACTGACACCATTTAGAGAAATTTGAACATCAAACAGAGTTTGAAACAATAAGAAATAGTCTAGCAGAAAGGGAGCCTTGgcgtaactggtaaagttgctgccatgtgaccaggagttCACTGGTTCGAGCTGTGGAAACAGCCTcttgcagaaatgcaaggtaaggctgcttACCGGCCCTTCCCTGGACCCCatgcatagcgggagcttagtgCGCTGGgctactttttttatttttaaagaaatagcCAAGCACTTtgttaattttgaatttgaatttatgtCCTTGCTTCTTCATTATTTGGATGTTGGCTAGAAACTTTAGATAGTTAAGCAACTACTGTTTATTTATTTTCGTATCCTGAGTTGTCTCCTACTCTGCAGGTTGAATCCTGAAAGGATAGGTGGGGACTTCAAGCAAGAAGTTCAGGTGGCACTGAAATTCTTACTTATTTCTTAATCTCTAAAAGTGCCTGTTATGAATTTACTCTACTTATATTTATAATCCTTCTCATTATCAGAACCAGAGGTTATTTTTGTAGGTTCACAGTGGTTTCCTAAGTGCATATGACTCAGTTAGGATTAGTCTTATCTCGCTAATCAAAAAAGCAATTGGCTATCGGTAAGTGGCCTATCGAACAAAATTGTACAACTCTTCATTTTCCTTGATTACCTTTGGAAGGGTGAAGGAGAGATAATATAGCATAACTCATCTttgaatgatgatattgatcTGATATTTTAATTATCTCAAGCTGTTGACAATTGCCTCAGCAtctgcttttttttttcctgcTTTTCTTCATTGTTCTTCCTCTCCATTGTCTCTTTCGTACATTGAAGTAAAAATTTTGGCAAATATTTCTACAAATCTTTAACTAAGTGGACTTGTGTCATGCACTTAGTGTTGCACTGCAACTCTTGAAACTTGTAGTGCACTTTTGCTTTACTGAGATGTATAGACCTGCCTTagtcatttttttttctgttcTTCCTTTCTTTCGTGTGGGTCTTGCTTCTGCTTCTGTACATCTTATTCTTTGTCTTCTTGGTGCTTTCTGATTTCTTCTCTGTTCATGATGTACTTACACCAGTAATCATTGATGTCACATCACCCATTACAATTTAAATGTATTTTCCAGGGATGATGATCTTGAGCCACCAAACAAATGGCATGTTTACGTGACTGGCCATAGTCTTGGTGGTGCATTGGCTACTCTTCTCGCTCTTGAACTATCATCAAGTCAACTAGCTAAGTAAGCTCCTCCTTTTTCTGCTTATATCTGTAGCTTGTTTCCCATCCATTCTATATCATTTACCAACATCTCACCAGTGACAACAGTAACTTAGGGCATGCATGATTTGGTTTTCTGCTGTCTATTTAACATGTTTGTAATgttctttgagaaattgatgatACTGAGGTGACCACAGAGCCAGGAGGCTTTTTAGAGGAGTTCAAAGGATCCTATGTCACCCACTTTTCTTTCTCAGGCACACTATTTGTTCTGTACTTCAAGTGTTTTGGTATTATATTGTTATGATATATTATTAATTCTTGGAGACTTGAATAGAATTCCTCAAAATTGGATCTTCTTTTAAGTTCCATATCGCATTATTTCGTTGTTCTTACTGCTTTTAGTTCCGTATTCCCTTTCTCCAACTGCTTTGAAATGCTTTACTTGAGCTGAGGGTttatcagaaacaacctctctatgtCTACGAGGTAGGATAAGGTCTGCATACgctctaccctccctagaccccacacgtgggattacactgggtatgttgttgttgttttaagAACAGAAGTTGTACAATTGTTGGTAGAACCATATCACATGTAGTTTCGAAGCTAGTTACGTAAATAATCCCAACCGTGGACCTCTATTCCAGTCTTATGTCTATTC
This DNA window, taken from Solanum dulcamara chromosome 3, daSolDulc1.2, whole genome shotgun sequence, encodes the following:
- the LOC129883211 gene encoding uncharacterized protein LOC129883211, which gives rise to MPLHLHSPPMATLQTHLHFPISSSPRLFYFKNPNSVSFSKKFFFSKKLNGSFSYSKFGAKYSIFCCCQASGEILPLSSSQKETNERPPFDINLAVILAGFAFEAYTSPPDNIAKLEVDAANCKTIFLSESFVSEIYDGQLFIKLKKGLNFPAMDPWGTSDPYVVLQLDSQVVKSKVKWGTKEPTWNEEFALNIKQPPLYDLQLAAWDANLVTPHKRMGNAAVNLEHLCDGDSHELLVDLEGMGGGGKIEIEIKYKSFEKIEEEKKWWNIPIVTDFLKKNGFESALKTILGSETVQARQFVQFAFGQMKLLNDAYNDSDSSSSPVVESDVLPESQKSSNLDDSSMPPESEISNNLKDTKVDGEVEFNRDESDITDEHNSPGTMIFESSQSDKHFWKNFADTVNQNVVQRFGLPAPEKIKWDNLDLLNKIGLQSRKDADAGYVESGLATPDKQENVNGSASTEPPVLNNIQSSLPDIKKVTQDLLRQTDSILGSLMVLNATVSQFNKGAGLFRKGDAKEDSSIGLENDILGYPMNKDGIVLDEKKAEEMKSLFSTAETAMEAWALLATSMGHPTFIKSEFDKLCFLDNESTDTEATLWRDSARKRLVVAFRGTEQTKWKDLVTDLMLVPAGLNPERIGGDFKQEVQVHSGFLSAYDSVRISLISLIKKAIGYRDDDLEPPNKWHVYVTGHSLGGALATLLALELSSSQLAKRGAIRVTMYNFGSPRVGNKKFAEIYNEKVKDSWRVVNHRDIIPTVPRLMGYCHIAQPVYLAAGDPKYTADNVELLEDGYQGDVIGEATPDVIVSEFMKGEKELIEKIFNTEISIFLAIRDGSALMQHMEDFYYITLLENVRSNYRTVPRPQLTEEKNISIG